A region from the Bacteroidota bacterium genome encodes:
- a CDS encoding NAD kinase — protein sequence MTIAIYGRLIKKDALPYVQQLFDLLSDRNIRYFIHKDYFPHLINNITFKKPPEFFTEKDQDIIKIIDYIFSVGGDGTLLDTITIVRDTHIPIVGINIGRLGFLASIGKDEIASCIDALEQGTISRDERTLIHLDSNIPGLFKGNNFALNEFTIHKKDSSAMITIHTYINGEFLMSYWADGLIISTPTGSTGYSLSCGGPIIFPSSENFVITPVAPHNLNIRPIIVSDASVISFEIEGRSEHFLVTLDSRFETVDATVQLAVRKENFTVILIRPNEQNFLDTLRNKLGLGVDQRN from the coding sequence ATGACCATTGCAATTTACGGACGATTAATTAAAAAAGATGCACTTCCCTACGTGCAACAATTATTCGATCTGTTATCCGATCGCAATATCAGATATTTTATTCATAAAGATTATTTTCCGCACCTCATTAATAATATCACCTTCAAAAAACCTCCTGAATTTTTTACGGAAAAAGATCAGGATATTATTAAAATTATAGATTATATTTTTTCTGTTGGTGGTGATGGTACTTTATTGGATACCATTACAATTGTGAGAGACACGCATATTCCAATCGTTGGAATTAATATCGGAAGATTAGGATTTTTAGCAAGCATAGGTAAAGATGAAATTGCATCTTGTATCGATGCACTCGAACAAGGGACAATATCGCGCGATGAACGAACACTAATTCATCTCGATTCTAATATTCCGGGATTGTTTAAAGGAAATAACTTCGCACTCAACGAATTTACTATCCATAAAAAAGATAGTTCGGCAATGATCACCATTCATACTTATATCAATGGTGAATTTTTAATGAGTTATTGGGCTGACGGATTAATTATTTCCACTCCAACAGGATCCACAGGTTATTCTTTGAGTTGTGGTGGTCCAATTATATTTCCATCTTCCGAAAATTTTGTAATCACACCGGTTGCACCGCACAATTTAAATATTCGTCCCATAATAGTATCCGACGCCTCCGTAATCAGTTTCGAAATTGAAGGAAGAAGCGAACATTTTTTGGTGACCCTCGACTCCCGTTTTGAAACCGTTGACGCAACAGTGCAGCTTGCCGTGCGCAAAGAAAATTTTACCGTTATCTTAATACGCCCAAATGAGCAGAATTTTCTCGATACGTTGAGAAATAAATTGGGATTGGGTGTGGATCAAAGGAATTAG
- a CDS encoding aminodeoxychorismate/anthranilate synthase component II: MILLLDNYDSFTYNLYDYLSQLGAEVLVKRNDEITVEEIKLLSPQAIVISPGPKTPDDAGITLETINYFHETLPILGICLGYQALGQFFGAKLIHSALPFHGKTSKIYLENDPIFSEIPTETEVMRYHSLNIDNIPASLKIIASTVIGNEPMALKHSELPLYGLQFHPESILTTAGFSMLRNWFNTLNS, encoded by the coding sequence ATGATACTGCTGCTCGATAATTATGATTCCTTCACCTATAATCTCTACGATTATTTATCTCAACTTGGCGCAGAAGTACTTGTAAAAAGGAATGATGAAATTACTGTGGAGGAAATTAAATTATTATCCCCCCAAGCCATTGTAATTTCTCCGGGACCAAAAACACCGGACGATGCCGGAATTACGCTGGAAACAATTAATTACTTCCATGAAACACTCCCAATTCTAGGCATTTGCCTGGGTTATCAGGCTTTAGGGCAATTTTTTGGCGCTAAACTGATACACTCAGCGCTTCCCTTTCACGGCAAAACTTCTAAAATTTATTTGGAAAACGACCCCATCTTCTCTGAAATTCCGACAGAAACGGAGGTTATGCGCTATCATTCGCTAAATATTGACAATATTCCCGCCTCCTTAAAAATAATTGCTTCCACTGTTATCGGGAATGAACCAATGGCGCTAAAACACAGTGAATTACCACTGTATGGGCTGCAATTCCACCCTGAATCCATACTAACAACTGCAGGATTTAGTATGCTTCGCAACTGGTTCAATACCCTTAATTCCTGA
- a CDS encoding CBS domain-containing protein, translating into MLAKDIISENVPPLKIKDTGDKAIEWMYEFKLTHLPLVENKKYMGLVSEDDILDFNNTHEQLGKFLKNLYKPFVKDTEHIYEVLRVAAGLKSSIIPVVDSKQNYLGLITLQSLLFNFAKMTAISEPGGVIILELNNKTDYVLSDIARIVESNGAHILSLYFNVDSDTGKHAVTLKVDSTEIKHIVATFDRYEYAVKAFFQESDMGEIIKDRYDSLMNYLNI; encoded by the coding sequence GTGCTTGCAAAAGATATCATATCCGAAAATGTTCCTCCTCTTAAAATAAAGGATACAGGAGATAAGGCGATAGAATGGATGTATGAATTTAAACTCACACACCTTCCCCTTGTTGAGAATAAAAAATATATGGGTTTAGTTAGTGAGGATGATATTCTCGATTTTAATAATACCCACGAACAACTCGGAAAATTTCTTAAGAATTTATATAAACCTTTTGTAAAGGATACGGAGCATATTTACGAAGTGTTGCGTGTTGCTGCAGGATTAAAATCTTCTATAATTCCCGTAGTTGACAGTAAACAAAATTATCTTGGATTAATTACCTTACAAAGTTTATTATTCAATTTCGCAAAAATGACCGCCATAAGTGAACCCGGCGGAGTTATTATTTTGGAATTAAATAATAAAACAGATTATGTGCTGAGCGATATTGCAAGAATTGTGGAAAGCAACGGTGCACATATTTTAAGTTTGTATTTTAATGTGGATTCCGATACCGGGAAACACGCGGTAACATTGAAAGTGGACAGCACCGAAATAAAACATATCGTAGCTACCTTTGATCGATATGAATATGCGGTGAAAGCATTTTTTCAGGAATCTGACATGGGCGAAATTATTAAGGATCGCTACGATTCATTGATGAATTATCTCAATATTTAA
- a CDS encoding PIN domain-containing protein, with the protein MMKVFVDTDVCIDLLSGRKPFNKTAEVIFSLADKGKIKIYVSSLSFANIDYVLRSQYSTTHSRQIIAKFKTLVNVLPVDNKTIDLAIASNFNDFEDAIQYSCAIENNLTLLITRNIKDFKKATIKVLTPEMFVTQT; encoded by the coding sequence ATGATGAAGGTATTTGTTGATACTGATGTTTGTATTGATCTATTATCTGGACGAAAACCATTTAATAAAACTGCTGAAGTAATATTTTCACTTGCAGATAAAGGTAAAATTAAAATTTACGTTTCTTCACTCTCCTTTGCCAATATAGATTATGTATTGCGCTCACAATATTCAACTACACATTCGAGACAAATAATTGCAAAGTTTAAAACGTTAGTCAATGTGCTACCTGTTGACAACAAAACAATTGACCTGGCAATAGCCTCAAATTTTAATGACTTCGAGGATGCTATTCAATATTCTTGTGCAATTGAAAATAATTTAACCTTGCTAATTACTCGAAATATAAAAGACTTTAAAAAAGCAACTATTAAAGTTTTGACACCTGAAATGTTTGTGACTCAAACTTAG
- a CDS encoding T9SS type A sorting domain-containing protein → MKYLTILPLIISFNLFSQIPTDALVAFYPFNNNTLDSSGLSNDAIAGGCSFAEDRFGNENAALLLNGISDSLIIPIDDFTPLTGDFTFSFWLKTSSPETMNIFSIKEAAHDTINNFEIQLNGNSILQTIPELYYASFIYWNGSGWVDNRLAEGGPGQYHNGQWHHFVVKRNSDTIQFWHDRVLYHETYYWGTIGDAIDLVVGSLPHRFNGTIDDIAIYDKGLNQSEIHALFHDHKPFHFVSPRSTDAYIQNDTAYVFWYYNENVVSDSVLLEYQLNSDGIWLLSDQNQLTEWTPYYFPLPYTPGTTIELRITDKLNPEYSGYVGKFIISEYQWENVSPELPFTARDGSGLLNFKDKMWLIGGWDPPYHEENNYTCSEIYSSTDGANFTFETEAPWLGRHVSGWLVHDNFMWVIGGDPQSGALSDIWKSADGINWIKVLDSIPGFDPPRTMHMVASLNGNILNYGGQPFTGVFYNLNQVWQSADGESWTQLPDAPWNPRGMVGNSCVDDEGFLWLMGGGRLNDRRYFNDVWKTNNGIDWQLINPAAPWGPRYWHNVAYFDNKIWVVCGIENQTDDDETWYSENGIDWHELKNPPYVGRHAGAVTVYNNALWMMTGIVTNDSWKLTNVTATSINDPLPETASKILFPNPATNKIYSKVNIRSATIYSVNGVSVPIKFDENTINIENLIPGIYLVSIITRNGELANEIIVIQ, encoded by the coding sequence ATGAAATATCTGACAATTCTGCCATTAATAATTTCATTTAATTTATTTTCTCAAATCCCCACGGATGCATTGGTAGCGTTTTATCCTTTTAATAATAATACGTTAGATTCTTCAGGGTTAAGTAATGATGCAATTGCGGGTGGATGCTCTTTCGCTGAAGATAGGTTTGGAAATGAAAATGCAGCGCTATTATTAAATGGAATTTCTGATTCCTTAATAATTCCAATTGATGATTTTACTCCCTTAACAGGAGATTTTACTTTTAGTTTTTGGTTGAAAACAAGTTCACCTGAAACTATGAATATATTCTCCATCAAAGAAGCAGCACATGATACTATTAACAATTTTGAAATTCAATTAAATGGAAATAGTATTTTACAAACTATTCCCGAATTATATTATGCATCATTTATTTATTGGAATGGTTCCGGTTGGGTGGATAATCGTCTTGCAGAAGGTGGTCCCGGACAATATCACAACGGACAATGGCATCATTTTGTAGTGAAACGCAATTCCGACACCATACAATTCTGGCATGATCGTGTTTTATATCATGAAACCTATTATTGGGGAACTATTGGTGATGCAATTGATCTTGTTGTTGGATCTTTACCACACAGATTTAATGGAACAATTGATGATATTGCCATTTACGATAAAGGATTGAACCAATCGGAGATACACGCACTTTTTCATGATCACAAACCTTTTCATTTTGTGAGTCCGAGGTCAACGGATGCATATATTCAAAATGATACGGCATACGTTTTTTGGTATTATAACGAAAATGTTGTGAGTGATTCTGTTTTATTGGAATATCAATTAAATAGCGATGGCATTTGGTTGTTGTCTGATCAAAATCAATTAACGGAATGGACACCCTATTATTTCCCGCTTCCATATACACCCGGAACAACGATTGAATTGAGAATTACCGATAAATTAAATCCGGAATATTCAGGTTACGTTGGTAAATTTATTATCAGCGAATATCAATGGGAAAATGTTTCTCCGGAATTGCCTTTCACAGCACGCGATGGAAGTGGACTTTTAAATTTTAAAGATAAAATGTGGCTCATCGGTGGATGGGATCCTCCGTATCACGAGGAAAATAATTATACCTGCAGCGAAATTTATAGTTCTACCGACGGTGCAAATTTTACTTTCGAAACAGAAGCTCCATGGTTAGGTCGGCATGTAAGCGGTTGGTTGGTGCATGATAATTTTATGTGGGTGATAGGAGGTGATCCTCAGTCAGGGGCATTAAGTGACATTTGGAAAAGTGCGGATGGAATTAATTGGATCAAAGTATTGGATAGTATACCAGGCTTTGATCCTCCTCGAACCATGCACATGGTAGCGAGTTTAAATGGAAATATTTTAAATTATGGTGGGCAACCATTTACAGGTGTGTTTTATAATTTAAATCAGGTGTGGCAAAGTGCTGATGGTGAAAGCTGGACACAATTACCCGATGCTCCATGGAATCCTCGTGGTATGGTTGGAAATTCTTGTGTGGATGATGAAGGTTTTTTGTGGTTGATGGGAGGGGGAAGATTAAATGACCGCAGATATTTTAATGATGTTTGGAAAACAAATAATGGAATTGATTGGCAACTCATAAATCCCGCCGCGCCATGGGGACCCAGATATTGGCACAATGTTGCATATTTCGACAATAAAATTTGGGTTGTTTGCGGCATCGAAAATCAAACCGACGATGACGAAACCTGGTATTCAGAAAATGGAATTGATTGGCATGAATTAAAAAATCCGCCTTATGTTGGTCGTCATGCGGGTGCTGTAACTGTTTATAATAATGCATTGTGGATGATGACAGGAATTGTTACCAATGATAGTTGGAAATTAACCAATGTAACAGCAACATCCATCAATGATCCGCTTCCGGAAACAGCATCTAAAATATTATTTCCAAATCCCGCGACAAATAAAATTTATTCCAAAGTAAATATTCGATCAGCAACAATTTATTCTGTAAATGGAGTTTCTGTTCCAATTAAATTTGATGAAAATACAATTAATATAGAAAATTTAATTCCTGGAATTTATTTGGTTTCTATTATAACACGAAATGGAGAATTGGCAAATGAAATTATTGTCATCCAATAA
- a CDS encoding CvpA family protein: MVLDIVFAIVLLLAFIHGYRKGLIHSIVSLLALVIGIMAAVYLSELTAIYIDKWFNISSKYLPLISFMLVFIGIYLLFRLLEKLLEGFFKLLKLNFINQLAGAIIWSVIWTMLFSTILFYGNNAGLLTSELKTESIVYEKVEPFAPKTIETIGKVIPPVKNIFNSLQQWFEDLETSKPKGIAE, encoded by the coding sequence GTGGTATTAGATATTGTATTTGCAATTGTTTTACTGCTCGCCTTTATTCACGGATATAGGAAGGGATTAATTCACTCTATTGTGTCACTGCTCGCACTTGTGATCGGTATTATGGCTGCAGTATATCTGAGTGAATTAACTGCAATTTATATCGATAAATGGTTTAATATTTCCTCTAAATACCTTCCGCTTATTTCTTTTATGCTGGTATTTATTGGTATATATCTTTTATTTAGATTATTGGAAAAATTATTGGAGGGATTTTTCAAATTACTGAAATTAAATTTTATCAATCAGCTAGCAGGTGCAATTATTTGGAGCGTGATATGGACCATGCTTTTTTCTACCATTTTATTTTATGGTAATAATGCAGGATTATTAACTTCAGAATTAAAAACAGAATCTATTGTTTACGAAAAAGTGGAACCCTTTGCTCCTAAAACTATTGAAACGATCGGAAAAGTAATTCCTCCCGTAAAAAATATCTTTAATTCTCTCCAACAATGGTTTGAAGATCTGGAAACTTCTAAACCAAAAGGCATTGCAGAATGA
- a CDS encoding alpha/beta hydrolase, translating into MDHTITEENGFKYVEEGEGDVLMLLHGLFGALSNFFDIIEHFKATHKVVIPILPLYDLPLEESTVGGFVDYVERFVAWKKYDKVIVMGNSLGGHIALIYALRNPEKIKGVVLTGSSGLFESAMGDSYPKRGDYEYIKKKAELTFHNPAFATKELVDELFDIVNDRNKVLRVLTTAKSAIRQNLAEEVSKITAPTLLVWGNNDTITPPFVGEEFHKLIPNSKLLFIDECGHAPMMEQPEEFNRYLSEFLDEIK; encoded by the coding sequence ATGGACCACACGATAACGGAAGAAAACGGATTTAAATATGTTGAAGAAGGCGAAGGCGATGTGCTGATGCTTTTACATGGTTTATTCGGGGCGCTGAGTAATTTTTTCGATATAATAGAACACTTTAAAGCCACCCACAAGGTGGTGATACCAATACTTCCATTGTATGATCTGCCGCTGGAAGAGTCTACTGTAGGCGGTTTTGTTGATTATGTGGAACGTTTTGTCGCATGGAAAAAATACGATAAGGTAATTGTAATGGGAAATTCGTTGGGCGGACATATTGCCCTCATTTACGCATTACGCAATCCGGAAAAAATTAAAGGCGTGGTGCTTACAGGAAGTTCAGGATTGTTTGAAAGCGCCATGGGCGACAGTTATCCGAAACGCGGAGACTACGAATACATCAAGAAAAAGGCAGAACTTACCTTCCACAACCCTGCTTTTGCAACTAAAGAGCTGGTTGATGAGTTATTTGATATAGTGAACGACAGAAATAAGGTATTAAGAGTGCTCACAACAGCAAAAAGTGCTATAAGACAAAATCTTGCGGAAGAAGTTTCTAAAATTACGGCACCAACCTTGCTGGTATGGGGGAATAACGATACCATCACGCCTCCTTTTGTTGGAGAAGAATTTCATAAGCTGATACCGAATTCAAAATTATTATTCATTGATGAATGTGGACACGCACCCATGATGGAACAACCGGAGGAATTTAATCGTTATTTGAGCGAATTCCTCGACGAAATAAAATAA
- a CDS encoding GatB/YqeY domain-containing protein, which produces MTIFDQVNEDIKTAMKNREEGRLRALRGVKSALLLAKTEKGADDTLSDEKEMQVLQKLLKQRKESFDIYTQQNRPELAEVEAEEIAVIEKFLPAQMSEDELRAILNTIIATMGATGPQDMGKVMGAATKQLAGKADGKAVSAMVKAMLSGD; this is translated from the coding sequence ATGACCATATTCGATCAGGTAAATGAAGATATCAAAACTGCCATGAAAAATCGTGAAGAAGGCAGATTGCGTGCTTTGAGGGGAGTTAAATCTGCTTTATTGCTCGCTAAAACAGAGAAAGGTGCCGATGATACTTTAAGCGACGAAAAAGAAATGCAGGTTTTGCAGAAATTGTTAAAACAACGCAAAGAAAGTTTTGATATCTATACACAACAAAACAGACCTGAACTTGCAGAAGTGGAAGCAGAAGAAATTGCAGTGATAGAAAAATTTCTTCCCGCACAAATGAGTGAGGATGAATTACGCGCAATTCTGAATACTATAATTGCTACCATGGGCGCAACAGGTCCTCAGGATATGGGAAAAGTGATGGGTGCCGCAACAAAACAACTTGCCGGAAAAGCAGATGGAAAAGCCGTTTCCGCAATGGTGAAAGCAATGTTGAGCGGAGATTAA
- a CDS encoding outer membrane beta-barrel protein, with protein sequence MLDLRLYSFVFITAILLCCSKSNAQEAEIGLWGGVTNSFGDINNTLESMQYIKPGAGVFFRYNPNPRIGYYIGVSGGQSVGYDSISNNVYNLRRNLSFRTNVYDLTTRIDFNFFPLEREKPKNWFTPYIFMGLSLYYFNPQAMIDSQWVDLQPLGTEGQQFPELTGNEKYKRVQVAIPMGGGFKFAINKNVTFGIEANWHWLFTDYFDDVSKTYVDPSILATGADGTLAVALADRSTEVDLLPLGEPGKQRGDSQHYDKYLYTGIFLSYTFVELKCAPPGKWGNK encoded by the coding sequence ATGTTGGATCTTCGTTTATATTCATTCGTTTTCATTACTGCTATACTATTGTGTTGCTCGAAAAGTAATGCCCAGGAAGCTGAGATAGGGCTGTGGGGAGGAGTTACAAATTCATTTGGAGACATTAATAATACCCTGGAAAGTATGCAATACATAAAACCCGGAGCAGGAGTGTTCTTTCGGTATAATCCGAATCCGAGAATTGGGTATTATATTGGTGTAAGTGGCGGACAATCAGTTGGTTACGATTCAATTTCCAACAACGTGTACAATCTTCGCCGCAATCTGAGTTTCCGAACAAATGTTTATGATCTCACCACCCGGATAGATTTTAACTTTTTTCCGCTGGAACGCGAAAAACCAAAAAATTGGTTCACACCATACATTTTTATGGGACTTTCGCTCTACTATTTCAATCCTCAGGCAATGATAGACTCCCAATGGGTTGATCTTCAGCCACTTGGAACAGAAGGACAACAATTTCCGGAACTTACCGGTAACGAAAAATATAAAAGAGTGCAAGTGGCAATTCCAATGGGTGGCGGATTTAAATTCGCAATAAATAAAAATGTAACCTTCGGAATTGAAGCCAACTGGCACTGGTTATTTACCGATTATTTTGATGATGTGAGTAAAACCTATGTCGACCCATCCATTCTTGCAACAGGCGCTGATGGAACATTGGCGGTAGCTCTGGCCGATAGATCCACCGAAGTTGACCTACTTCCATTGGGTGAACCGGGAAAACAAAGAGGGGATAGTCAGCATTATGACAAATATCTGTACACCGGAATTTTCCTCTCATATACCTTTGTTGAATTAAAATGTGCGCCTCCGGGGAAGTGGGGTAATAAATAA